The nucleotide sequence CGCAGAGGTACCTTATTTTTAGGATTCATCAACCTACCCTACCCTATGGACAAGTTCACAAATGACCTTTGGAAAGTACTGAATGGGTACTACTATTCCTTCCTGAAAGCACTGCCCCGGCTAGCCCTGGCGCTGGTACTTTTTTTGGTTTTCATGTTCCTGGCCCGCCAAATCAGGCGCTGGCTGATTCCCCGTCTTACCCGAAACACGGACGACACGTTGCTGACAGGCTTTCTGGGCGACATAGGATACTGGCTCATGCTGATTTTGGGTCTGTCCGTCGCTCTGGGTACCATCGGCCTCAACGGAGCCGTCACCAATATCCTGGCGGGTGCCGGACTGTCGGCTTTTATTCTGGGCTTCGCCTTGAAAGACATTGGCGAAAATTTTCTGGCCGGAATCCTCCTGGCCTTCAAACGCCCCTTCAAAATCGGAGATCTGGTCGAAACGCAGGGAGTACATGGCCGAATCATCGATTTGAGTTTGCGGGAGACGATCATCAAAACCCTGGATGGAAAAGATGTGTACGTACCCAACGGAGGTATTCTGAAAAGCCCGCTCTACAACTATTCAGTAGATAATTTCCTGCGCCTGGAATTCAGCGTGGACCTGGACAATCGGGAAAATTACAAGCGCGCTATTCCCCTCATCAAAAAGGCACTACTCGACACCACGGGTGTGCTGCACGATACCGACCGGGTACCTACGGTCAGTATCGAAGAAACCAAGTCCAATGCCCTGTGCATGAAAATATGTTTCTGGATTAAAAGCCACGAAACAGAAACTCAGGCGCCGGCCATCAAAACCGAAGCCATTCAGAATGTGCTGACCATGCTGCGGGAAAACGGCTTTTCCCAACCAGAAACGGAATCTGAAACGAAAGGGTAGACATTCAAAGTCCGTACTTGTCGATCAGGTACAGCATCGCTGCCATGGATGCGGCTCCCATTTGCAGTTCGCGCTGGCTGATGGCCTCGAATTTGTCAGATGCCGCATGATGATAATCAAAATATCGCTGCGAATCGGGTACCAGCCCCAGAAGCGTGGCGCCCTGCTGGGCAAGAGGTCCGATGTCGGCCCCGCCGCCGCCCGGACCAATGGCATATAGACCGTAGGGAATAAAAAGGGGCTGCCAGGCCATAATTTTGGCTTTCTTGGCCGCGTCGCCCACAATGCCGAATCCAAGGGGCGTAAAGCCGCCCCGGTCTGACTCTATGGCGGCCAGATGGTTTTCTTTTTTGGAACGGGCCGAGTCGGCATACGCCACACCTCCCCGCAGGCCATTTTCCTCATTCATGTACATAACAGCCCGCAGGGTACGTTTTGGCTGGTAGCCCAGGGATTTTAGAAGGCGCAGGGCTTCGATCGCCTGCACGCACCCACTGCCGTCATCGTGTGCTCCCTGGGCCAGATCCCAGGAATCAAGATGTCCGCCCACGACCAGTATTTCGGAGGCTTGGGTACTTCCCCGGGTTTCACCCACCACATTGTGCGAAGGAGCATCGGGCAGGCTTTCGCTATTTTGCTGAAAGTAGAATTGCGTGGCTGGATTTTCTTTCAGCGTTTTGCTAAGCAGCTCGGCCCCGTTGGTGCTGATCGCCGCCGTCGGAATGAGGGGTACCCCAGCTCCATAGCGCATACCGCCCGTATGCGGAAAATCGTCGAGTCGGGTGGTCATGGAACGTACAATTGCCCCTACCGCCCCCAGCTTGGCGGCTTCGGTAGCGCCATTTCCGCGTTGATCCACGGCCCCGGCATAAGCTTCAAACGTATTGAGTTTGGTAGGGTCCATCGGGCGGTTGTAGAACACAATTTTCCCCTGGATTTTTTCCTTCCCCAGCGCCCGTAGTTGCTCAAAATTCATCACCTCGACAACCTGAGCCTTTACACCTTCTTTTGGCGTAGCCACCGAGCCACCCAAAGCAGCTATCGGTACCGTGATCTGCTTACTACCCGCCTGAATGTAGGCTTTCTCAGCTTTTCCCCGCACCCAATGCGGTACATTTACATTTTGTAAAAATACCCGGTCGAATCCTTCGGATTCCATCACTTTCTGCGAGTAGGTTACTGCCTTCTCCGCGCCCTCCGAGCCGCTCAAACGGCCTCCGATTTCGGTCGTGAGTACTCTGAGCCACTCGTATGCTTTACCTCTAGCCAGTGATTCATCAAATATCTTTTTAATAAAAATCGAATCAGCCGCAAATTCAGTCTGTGCAAAAGAATGGGTAGGTAGGTGCCCTAACGTAAAGAATAAAAGGAGGGAGAAAATGTTTTTCATAGAATACTATTTTGAATTTTAGCAAAAATAAAAATCCCGTACTGTTAAGCACGGGACTGAAATATCTTTCAACGAAATTCACAAGCATTCATAAGCAAATTTATATACCTGTGTAGAAGAAGCACCGCCTGCCGTAAAAACAGAGATGCTGGCTTCGGTAGGTAGATTGTGTTCGTTATACTTGTAGGTGACTACGCCCGTTTGGGTTGGTGTGAGGCTGGCTTCGTAAAACTTGAAACTACCGGGATTCTGCGCGCTGGCTCCTCCCCCGCCTACCAGATTGATCAGCTGCGTGGGCGTCGAGAATGCATAGGTATTGTGCTTCCCGTCATAGTTGCCAAACTCAGCCAGCAGGCCTTCAATCGGTGCAACCGAGGGGTACTTCGCGAACCACTTGGTCACATTTTTTGCATTGTCATACTCGTAGCGCCAGTAGTTATCGCCCCATTTATATTTGGTAAGATGCCGCTGACTGTCATATTCCAAGATGTAGGTTTCAAGAAGTTTGGGACCGGAATTGAATATTTGTGATTTCCTGACCGTGTCAATCAAGCCGGCGGCGGTGTAATGCATTTCGTATTGATAATTGTTGAAAGGCGCCAGCAGATTGGTTTCCCGGAAAGCAGTTACCCGGCCGCTCTGGTCGTAGTCGAATGAAAACCGCTTTTCTACCCGGTTATTCGCCTTAGTTTCGTTCTGGACGATCCGAAACAGCTTCTGATCATCGTCGTATTCATAGGTACGGTAGGGCTTACCATCAATAGTTTCCGACTTAATCAGGCAGTCACTTCCCTGTAAATCAGGTGAGGTACCATCGTCGTTTTTCTTACATCCCAAAACCAGGGAAAGCAGTACGCTCGTCAGAATCAGTTTCTTTATCATGTGTGTGTGTATTTTTTAATTACTTAACAAATATTATGCCGAAAGTACAAAAAAAGTCCGGTGCTATGCACCGGACTTTTGATGGGAAATCTAGTCCAGAAAAAAGGAACCGCTCAGCTTGCTGCGCTTATAATTCGAGCAACAGACGGGCCGGATCTTCCAGCAACTGCTTGACCCGTACGAGGAAACTTACCGAATCCTTGCCATCGATGGTACGGTGATCATAAGACAGCGCCACGTACATGATGGGACGGATCACAATTTCACCCTTTACCACCACGGCGCGCTCCACGATGTTGTGCATACCCAGTATGGCCGATTGGGGCGCATTGATGATCGGCGTTGAAAGCATGGAACCAAAGATACCCCCGTTGGTAATGGTGAAGGTACCTCCAGTCATTTCGTCGATCCCCAGCTTACCGTCCCGTGCGCGGGTGGCCAGACGGACAATCTCTTTTTCA is from Salmonirosea aquatica and encodes:
- a CDS encoding mechanosensitive ion channel family protein; this translates as MDKFTNDLWKVLNGYYYSFLKALPRLALALVLFLVFMFLARQIRRWLIPRLTRNTDDTLLTGFLGDIGYWLMLILGLSVALGTIGLNGAVTNILAGAGLSAFILGFALKDIGENFLAGILLAFKRPFKIGDLVETQGVHGRIIDLSLRETIIKTLDGKDVYVPNGGILKSPLYNYSVDNFLRLEFSVDLDNRENYKRAIPLIKKALLDTTGVLHDTDRVPTVSIEETKSNALCMKICFWIKSHETETQAPAIKTEAIQNVLTMLRENGFSQPETESETKG
- a CDS encoding M28 family peptidase, with product MKNIFSLLLFFTLGHLPTHSFAQTEFAADSIFIKKIFDESLARGKAYEWLRVLTTEIGGRLSGSEGAEKAVTYSQKVMESEGFDRVFLQNVNVPHWVRGKAEKAYIQAGSKQITVPIAALGGSVATPKEGVKAQVVEVMNFEQLRALGKEKIQGKIVFYNRPMDPTKLNTFEAYAGAVDQRGNGATEAAKLGAVGAIVRSMTTRLDDFPHTGGMRYGAGVPLIPTAAISTNGAELLSKTLKENPATQFYFQQNSESLPDAPSHNVVGETRGSTQASEILVVGGHLDSWDLAQGAHDDGSGCVQAIEALRLLKSLGYQPKRTLRAVMYMNEENGLRGGVAYADSARSKKENHLAAIESDRGGFTPLGFGIVGDAAKKAKIMAWQPLFIPYGLYAIGPGGGGADIGPLAQQGATLLGLVPDSQRYFDYHHAASDKFEAISQRELQMGAASMAAMLYLIDKYGL